The nucleotide sequence ACAGGGGCGCTTTCAATGGCACATGCAGGTAAAGATACTGGTGGAAGCCAGTTTTTCATTACACACTCTCCGCAACCACACCTCGATGGTGTTCACACCGTTTTTGGCAAAGTCGTTAAGGGAATGGACGTTGTAAACAAAATACAGCCCAATGACGTAATGAATAAAGTCACTGTTTTTGATGAATAGAATTCAAAAACCCTCTTTTTATTTTAATCTTTTTTAAATTGAATTTTTTAAATACAGACTTATTTTCCATATTTAAAATAATTTTAAGCATTAGAAAACGCTTTGCATTATTTTTATTAATAAATACAAAATATTTATTAATTATCAAGTTAAAAAATAAAAGTTAACATTTCACATCTAAGGTGAATTTTTGAATTTGGAGAAAAAATGGAAAATACTGCTTGCAATTGCCATGGGAACAATAATGGTACCGATAAATGCCAGTATTGTTAATGTTTCCCTTCCTGCAATTACCAGCTTCTTTTCTTCAAGCATTACAAGCTCAGAGTGGGTAATAACTGCTTATCTAATTGATTTACTTGGTTTTGTTTTACTATTCGGCCGTTTAGGTGACTTTTACGGCCATGAAAGAATTTACATGGCCGGGCTAATCGGTTTCGTTGTTACATCAATATTATGCAGTATATCTCCTTCAATAACTCTTCTAATACTTTTCAGAGGTTTACAGGGAATTGCAGCAGCTTTAATGATTTCTGTATCAATGGGCATAGTTAAAGATGCATTTCCAGTGGGCCAGACAGGTAAAGCCCTTGGAATTTATGCTGTGGCAATAGCTGCAGGTCTAGCCATTGGACCTATGATTGGAGGTCTCTTACAGACATTTTCCGGTTGGCAGGCAATATTTCTGGTTAATGTGCCCATGGGTATTATTAGTTTCCTTCTCTGCAGCAAGGTATTGGAGAATAAGGGCTCTAAACCAGCTAAATTAGACATTTCAGGGGCTATTTTACAGTATATATGCATTTTTTCAACTGTATACTCTCTAAATAGCATTCAAACTCTGAGAATTGATTTGATCACAATATTTACGGTATTAACAGCATTAATAACGTTAATACTATTTATATATGTCGAAAAAAGGGTTGAAGATCCTCTGTTAGACATTCGAATCTTTAAAAATAAAACTTTCTCTGCATTTAACCTGAGTCTGTTTTTTAATTATATCAGCATTTATATGATCCTTTTTATCATGCCCTTTTATCTGCAAAAGGTTTTAAAGTTGGATTCAGCATTAACTGGAGCAGTATTAACAATAAGCCCTGTAACAATGATGATATTAGCCCCAGTAAGCGGAATATTTTCGGATAAAATTGGTTCCAGGCCACTGGCAATAATAGGAGCTTTAATAAGCACTGTAGCCATTTATTCAATGACATATCTCACCATATTTTCTAATGCGTTTGATGTGCTCTGGAAGCTTGCACTTCTTGGAATAGGTGCTGCAATCTTTCAAGCGCCTAATAACAGGCTTATTATGAATGTTATTCCTGATAAAGGGTTGGCATCAAGTGTTATTGTGACCATTAGAAACATGGGAATGGTTTTTGGGGTATGTATTGCAGGTTTACTTTTAAGTACAACCATAGATCCAGTTCTTTTAGAACAAAATCAGCTTTATAATCTCAATGCATATAATTTTACCCAGGGGATGTATTTAATCATGGTTTTAGGTGCATTTCTAAGTATTTTAATACTTGTACTGTCCCCGGTAGGCACATACAGAAAAAAAATTACTGAAACTAAAGATAGAATCCAGGATTCAGAGATGGTCCCTTCACCCAATGGGATAATTATGGAATCAAAGGAAATAATAGAGGAATCTGAATTATTAAAATATTTTCAAAATATAATTAATTATTCTGGGTTTTTAAAATATTTAAAAGGAATAATTGATGCATCTGAAAAGCTGCAGAAACCAAAGAAGACTATAAAACAGCATTATGAGGGAATGTTCTCGTTTGGGAAAAACGATGAATGAGATTAATAAAGCAGCTTTTTAAGGACAATAGCATAAAATTCAGCTATTTTATCAGTAATTTCCAGATGCTGATCATTGTAATCTTCCTGTGGATTTGCAAGAACTATCTGACCGATTATTTCTTCGTTATACCTGACAGGAACTGAGAGAAACTGGTTTACAGGTTCATGGCCCGAAGGTATACCGTGAGCGGCCGGATGAGAAGTTACATCGTGAACATAGAAAGATTTTCCTGTGTCCAGAGAATAGCCGAGAAGACCGCCATATGTTCCATCACTTAAAACCTTAAATCGAGCTTCTCCCATCTCTGCATATATATTGCAGGTGTCTGTAAGATGTGAAAAGGATATTCCAACGCTGTCTTTATTTTTGGGGTCTACATAGGCGACATAACAGTACTTGCTCTTTGTCAGCCTTTTTGATTCCTTATATACAAGATCTGAGATTTCTTTAAGCGAAATATCTGAGGTATCCATGAAATGGTTTATAAGCTCATTTTGATCATTATTTTGGGAAGACTGCTTTAGAAATTCAGTCAGAAGATTCTGAATCTCAATATTTTTGGACGGATATTTAGAACGGACATCCATTAAAACAACTCTTTGTTTTATTTAAACTATTATTTACTTCTGTTTATTAGTATTTTTGGAAAATAAAAAAGAGTAATTAGAAGGAATTAGGCATTATAACGCAAATTCACTGTACTGAGAATCGTTTTTATCAATTATTTTAATAATTTTACCGTTTAAGTATTCTAAAGGAATTTTCTGATTTTCTTCAGCTTCTATAAACCTGTTTCTTCCTTTATATACTATTTTTTCAACCTTTAATATTTTAAATGGTATAATACCGGTAATTTTAGTCTTTGAAAACCAGTAAAAAGATACTGGACAGATTTGAGGCCACAGTACCAGATCATCAGCTTTAACTGATCCTGGATTCTCCTTTACTAAAAGAAGATCATCTTTCCTGGCGTAAGGTTCAATATCGTCTTTTAATTTTAATATAACTGTTTTTTCATAGTTTAGAGGTCTTTGATGTTTTTTTAAGAGTTTTGACAGGTATCTACGGGTTGTAACTTCTAAATCATCTGAAGAAATACCCTCAGATATTATGCTGCGTATTCCATTTTCAAAGGCACCTGTAAGCCTTATCCATGCATCAATTTCTCTACAGTTTGTTTTACTGCTTGTAGAGCGCATTGGACATTTCCAGCAGTATTCATCCCTTAAAATTTCCTGTATTTTTTGATAGTATTCACTTGAAATACTCTTAAACTCATTCATGGTTTCTGTAAGTTTTCCCATAAAATCACTTTAGTCAGGTAAACCATTCATATGTTAAAAATACTCTAAAATGGCGATTTGCCCAATCAGGTTTTATATATAAATATTTTATATATGTTTAATTGAATTCTTATCTATAATATAGATGTTAAAAATTAATTATAGTATTAGATGAATGTTCACGAGCTGATAGAATGAATGAACAGTTTGGATTGGGAATAAGAGGTAAAATGGAGAATTTAACTCTTGTATCGAATTTTGTTGGGAATTCAATGGGTAAATATGGATTAAATGATTATGAACAGGCTCAAATCCAAATGGCTGTAGATGAAGCCATAACCAATATAATTAAACATGGAGATCTTGAGGATAAAATCCAGATAAAATGCCAGAAACAGGGCAGCGAAATTAAAATAATAATTGAAAGTAAAGGAAAGCCATTTAACCCTGTAAATGTTGAAATATCTGGTATAAACTCCTTAATTAGGCAAAATCCAGATGAATTAAAGGTATATTTTATTAAAAAAAACATGAATAAATCTGAATATGAATTTAAAGATGGAAAGAACATTCTAACTTTAATAAAATGTTTATAACTTCCTTTTAGATATAAATATTAATTACATCTTATTTTTTAGGTTTTAATTGATTCATAAGGCCTGATTTACGTGCATAATGGAACAAATAAAGTTGGGTATAGCCGGCATAATCTCCAAACTGTTCTATTCCAAATGATCTCATTTTAGGGTTGCTAACGTTCTGCTGATCAAAATATAAATAGGATATTATCCTGCTTATCCAGATATCAACTGGAAATGCTTTTTCGAATCCGTAGCCGTAAAGAAGGATGCAGTCTCCCACTTTTGGACCGACTCCAGGGAGCCTTAAAATTGTTTCAAATGCAGATTCATAATCCATATTTCTAATTTTACCAAGATCTACTTCGTTTTGCACCATCTGGGAAGTTTTTATTATGTATTTTGATCTGTAACCCACCCGACAGCTTCTAAGATCTTTCCATGATGCCCGTGTTTTAAGAAATTCAGGGGTGCATTTAGCTTCGTCAAATTCATCTTCTGGAGCATTAGCAAGTGTTTTAGGAGAAGGAAACGAGTAGAAAGTGCCATCAGAAAATTTATACTCATCTCCCCATTTTTCTTTAACAAGTCTTATTGCCTTGTTCCACTGTCTTATAGAGTTATGGGCAGATGTTATGGAACAAATAACTGATTCAAAAATATTATGGGCCTTGAATAACCTTAATCCTTTGCAAAAATCAATTGTGGGCTCAAGTTTAGGGTCGCTGCTTAAAAAGTCATATAATCGGGGGATATCATCATTTAAGCCAAAAATTTCCATTATTTCTTGTTTAATATACTTCTCTTCTATTTCATGCAGAGATTCAGCTAAAATGTCAATTGGTTTATCTGTATTTGGTTTATGGGCAATTTTCACAAGGCAGGGTTTGTTTTCTACCATAATTAATTCCTGGAAATATTTACCTTTCTTTTCCCATGCCGGCTGGGATGTTTGACCGCTGCCTATGGTCATTTCGATGTCGAATGGACCTTTATATTCTTCATATTCTATTTTAAACCGTTTTTTATAATTCATCTATAATATCTTTGAACTCCAAATTACAATAATTTTTCGAAAGTTAAATTTTGCATCCTAAGATTTTACACATTCTCTTCTTTAAATACAATTTAAGTCTAATATTAGCTTTTTTCAGACATTTTAATGTAAATAAATTAATTAAATATTTTTTAAGATTATTATAAGGTGTATATGCTTGTTTTTTGGGTTTTAATAACATAAAAATTTAAAAATTTCAGTAGTATAAACAATGCATTTAAATAATAATAAAATGAATACTTGTATAAAAAACTGTATTATATTAGGAGGTATTTGTATGTATTGTCCAAAATGTGGAATAAAAAACCAGAAAGATGATAATTTCTGTAGTTACTGTGGTGAAGAAATAAGATATAGAAATTTAATGAACATAACTGATGTCAATCAGAAAACAGAAAATAATGATGAAGGATTTAAAAGGGAAATTAACTCTAATTATTCCGGATTTAGTGAGAACAGCGAATTTGAATTAGCAAGTCTTGGAAGGAGAATAATAGCTTATTTGGTGGATATGTTTGTTTTAGTAATAATAGTTACCGTTGTTCTGATCCCTATTTTTATTATTCAGTATATTTATTTTAGTTATGATGAAATTCTAATGGAATTAGTTTCAAACTTATTATTTGTATTTATTATGTTTGGATATTTTATTGTAATGGAGGGGCCGTTAGGTAAAGGAAGAACTATAGGAAAAATGGCGCTTAAATTAAGGGTAATAAAAGAAAAAGATAATTCAAGGATAAGTTATGGTCAAAGTATTGTAAGAAATCTTTTAAGGATAGTAGATGGGTTCTTCTTCTATATAGTAGGAATGATTCTCATATCAAGCAGTAAAAAAAATCAGAGATTAGGTGATAATGTCGCAAAAACATTGGTTATAACCGAAAAAAGAGAATAACGCCATTTAGCTAATTTCAGCACTTTTATCCATCTAAAGCTTCAATACCGTCGAATTATGTCATTTATAATATATATGGGCATAATTATATATTAATACTTTAAAATCAGCTTCTTCCCGGTATAACTTTGATAAAACGTGACATAGGGGAATATTTTCTTTCCTATACTCTTTGAGACATTTATTTAAATCATCATTTATATACTACTCAAATTCTTCTATTCCGGGGGTTCTAAAGGGATTTAAGTGAGTATATTCTTTTTTTATTTCCAGAATTGTAATTATAAATTGATTTATGATTTTTCATTAAATACAGCCCCTAAAAAATCTATTGCAAGCCTTGCAGCAATCTGAGAGGTCATATCTGCCACATCATAAAGGGGATTAACCTCCACAATATCAAAACCAATGATATTGCCCTTTTTTGGAAGTTCAGTTAATATCTCCTTTACCTGCTGATAATTAAAGCCACCAAATTCAGGAGTGCCTGTTCCGGGAGCTATGGAGGGATCTAAAACGTCAATATCAAAAGTAACATAAATGTTTTCTGCTTCAGGGATTTCATGAAGGATAAATTCAATTCCATTATCAAAAACATCCTTCGCAGTGATAATTCGGGATCCATACTTTTCTGCTTCCATAAAATTGGTTATTTTATCTGTAAATCCACGAATACCAATTTGAGTGATATTTTTGACATTTTTAAGCTCTGAAGCCCGTTTAATAGGGTTTGAATGGGAGAATTTCACCCCTCCAACGTTATCTATAAAATCGAGATGGGTATCGAAATGAATGATATCCAGGGGTATATCGAATGCATCCACAAGCGGGAATGTAATGGCATGATCACCACCAAAAGCTACAGGAAAAACATTGCTTTCTATAATATTTCTAACGGTATCGTGGATCATGCGCATATTTGTCCGGGTATGTGTAGGTAAAATGCCCACATCACCATAATCTATGACATTTACTCCATCAAGAATATGTTTTTTAAGTTCAAGATCATAGGCGCCAGTGGAAGAATTTATGTATATCCCATAGTTCTGGGAGGCAATTCTTATTGAACGAGGCCCGAAACGGGTTCCAGGGCGATTTGTAGTGCCATGATCAAAGGGAACACCCACCATTGCAACATCTACGTTATCCAGAACTTTTGTACTTGGATATTTGTAAAATGTGGGAACACCCGAATATGGAAATTTATTTTCTAAATTATTTTCTCCCATAGGATCTCTCCAGAAAAACAGCATATTAATTAAAATAATAGTAGAAAAAATAAAGCCAAGGCTAAACAAGCTCTTGAAATTTATATTGAAGCTAATATATAGATTTATTTAAGAAGATCTATATAATGAGCCCCTCTATCGTTCAGGGAATATTTTTTATTTCGTTTAACTTCTACATCAATCAAGTCCATGTTTTCCAGTTCATGCAAGTACTGGTTAATGGTTGTTTCAGAGAATTTCCTTCTTCCATGTTTGGTTCTTGGTGTTTGACGGCTTAAATTATCCTGGATATATTTAAAGCTTACGTCTCCCCTTTTACTTAGGATCTCGAGTATTTTTCTCTTTGTAGATACGAACCCATGGGATGAACTTACAGGGACAAGGATCAGCTTGTCATCTTCAACTACGTAGAACGGTGTTTCCTTACTAAACTGCGTTAAGTAATAAGTAAGATAGATATCCAGTTCAGATTCGCCAGCGATAAAAATCGGATCTTCTGCTCCATCGAAGACGTTTTTTATGTCTTTTAAGGTTTGATGAAAGTTACCTTCAAGACGGCGGACTTGATAGTTTTCTTTTCCCGTTTCAATATCTTCTCCTTTTGTCAATATTATTATTTCTCGGGGTTCAATTTCCATATCTTTAAGGAGATTTTGGATATCTTCGGGATTTTTTATTGTTGTTATTATACTCTGCACATGACAGCCCCCTAATTTAATATTATTATATAACTACTTAATAATAAGTTTTTAGTTTTTATTACATATATGGGATGTAAATGAAAAAAACGATCTTTCAATATAAGGTCTTAAAAAGTGTATGAAATGAAAAATGTAAAGTAGAAGAGATATGTAATCATTAATCGTTACCAGTTTGATATATATCAATTTATTTGAACTTTGTTACTGCTTATATACATTATTTCCAGCTTTAAATAAATAAAAGCACGTTATAAATCCATATTAGTACATATAATCTTTTATTAATTTTAATATACAATTTTGAATGTTTTTAATGGTTATTAGTTTCTTAATGGCATTTAAATTCATTATATTTACATAATCAGACCACATGCAGGTTTTAATAATTTAAATAATTCAGGATATAATTTAATGTTGGAAAAAACAATTTTCAATTACTGTAGAAGATTACTGGAAAATTTATTTCAGAATTTCCATGAATCTGGCACCCTTTTCATTGATTGAATATTTGTCACCGTGGCTTTCAATTAAATCGGAGTTTTCTAGCTCATGCAGGTATTGATTAATTGTTAACCTTGAATAACGGCCTTTAATACCTTTTTGACTCTTACTTAAATGATTTACCACATCATCAGGGTTAGAATCATCATTTACACTTAAATATTCCATTATTTTCTTCTTTGTGGGTGTGAAAGCGTGGGCAGTACTCACTGGAACGGATATTAATTTACCCTCATCAATAACGTAGAAAGGAACTGTTTTTTGAACCTGAGTAAGGTAATAGGTCACATAGATGTCCAGTTCATTTTTACCGGCAATAAAACACGGCTCAACAGAAGCATCAAAGGCACATTTAATGTCCTGTAAAATA is from Methanobacterium sp. and encodes:
- a CDS encoding RDD family protein — translated: MYCPKCGIKNQKDDNFCSYCGEEIRYRNLMNITDVNQKTENNDEGFKREINSNYSGFSENSEFELASLGRRIIAYLVDMFVLVIIVTVVLIPIFIIQYIYFSYDEILMELVSNLLFVFIMFGYFIVMEGPLGKGRTIGKMALKLRVIKEKDNSRISYGQSIVRNLLRIVDGFFFYIVGMILISSSKKNQRLGDNVAKTLVITEKRE
- a CDS encoding ATP-binding protein — encoded protein: MNEQFGLGIRGKMENLTLVSNFVGNSMGKYGLNDYEQAQIQMAVDEAITNIIKHGDLEDKIQIKCQKQGSEIKIIIESKGKPFNPVNVEISGINSLIRQNPDELKVYFIKKNMNKSEYEFKDGKNILTLIKCL
- a CDS encoding DNA lyase, producing the protein MNYKKRFKIEYEEYKGPFDIEMTIGSGQTSQPAWEKKGKYFQELIMVENKPCLVKIAHKPNTDKPIDILAESLHEIEEKYIKQEIMEIFGLNDDIPRLYDFLSSDPKLEPTIDFCKGLRLFKAHNIFESVICSITSAHNSIRQWNKAIRLVKEKWGDEYKFSDGTFYSFPSPKTLANAPEDEFDEAKCTPEFLKTRASWKDLRSCRVGYRSKYIIKTSQMVQNEVDLGKIRNMDYESAFETILRLPGVGPKVGDCILLYGYGFEKAFPVDIWISRIISYLYFDQQNVSNPKMRSFGIEQFGDYAGYTQLYLFHYARKSGLMNQLKPKK
- the speB gene encoding agmatinase, with product MGENNLENKFPYSGVPTFYKYPSTKVLDNVDVAMVGVPFDHGTTNRPGTRFGPRSIRIASQNYGIYINSSTGAYDLELKKHILDGVNVIDYGDVGILPTHTRTNMRMIHDTVRNIIESNVFPVAFGGDHAITFPLVDAFDIPLDIIHFDTHLDFIDNVGGVKFSHSNPIKRASELKNVKNITQIGIRGFTDKITNFMEAEKYGSRIITAKDVFDNGIEFILHEIPEAENIYVTFDIDVLDPSIAPGTGTPEFGGFNYQQVKEILTELPKKGNIIGFDIVEVNPLYDVADMTSQIAARLAIDFLGAVFNEKS
- a CDS encoding MFS transporter, encoding MNLEKKWKILLAIAMGTIMVPINASIVNVSLPAITSFFSSSITSSEWVITAYLIDLLGFVLLFGRLGDFYGHERIYMAGLIGFVVTSILCSISPSITLLILFRGLQGIAAALMISVSMGIVKDAFPVGQTGKALGIYAVAIAAGLAIGPMIGGLLQTFSGWQAIFLVNVPMGIISFLLCSKVLENKGSKPAKLDISGAILQYICIFSTVYSLNSIQTLRIDLITIFTVLTALITLILFIYVEKRVEDPLLDIRIFKNKTFSAFNLSLFFNYISIYMILFIMPFYLQKVLKLDSALTGAVLTISPVTMMILAPVSGIFSDKIGSRPLAIIGALISTVAIYSMTYLTIFSNAFDVLWKLALLGIGAAIFQAPNNRLIMNVIPDKGLASSVIVTIRNMGMVFGVCIAGLLLSTTIDPVLLEQNQLYNLNAYNFTQGMYLIMVLGAFLSILILVLSPVGTYRKKITETKDRIQDSEMVPSPNGIIMESKEIIEESELLKYFQNIINYSGFLKYLKGIIDASEKLQKPKKTIKQHYEGMFSFGKNDE
- a CDS encoding GAF domain-containing protein, with the translated sequence MDVRSKYPSKNIEIQNLLTEFLKQSSQNNDQNELINHFMDTSDISLKEISDLVYKESKRLTKSKYCYVAYVDPKNKDSVGISFSHLTDTCNIYAEMGEARFKVLSDGTYGGLLGYSLDTGKSFYVHDVTSHPAAHGIPSGHEPVNQFLSVPVRYNEEIIGQIVLANPQEDYNDQHLEITDKIAEFYAIVLKKLLY